From the genome of Luteolibacter sp. Y139:
CACAGCACATAACCGGCGATAGCCGGAACCAACCCCGCGCGATAACCAGCAATCCAAACGCCGGCCGCCACGGCCGGGAACAGCGTCACAAGGGAAAGCCTTTCTCCCAGCCAAGGATTGAGCAGCCAGCGGACGGTCACTGCTACAGCCGTAATCAGAGCGCCGACGAATAAACTGCGGAATACCGGGGGATGCGACGGGGGCTTAAGGCTCATAAATGTTGGGGTAATCCATAATCTAGCGAGACGTCATTGTTTGCAACCAAGACGGCCGGAAAGCTGTTTCCCGCCCAGCCACGGAAGCGGTCAAAACGGAGGGCCAACGACGTGGAAAGAATACGCTGCGAAGCAAACGTTTGAAGAATGGGGTCAAGCCCCCGGCGGTTGCGAGGCAACGAGACAGGAGGGGGATGCGCACTAATCGGCTCCCTTTCCTCCGGCTGTAGGGCCGGCTCATGGACCTCCGTAAGCTCGGCCACCTCCGGCGCTCCGTTCTCGAGCTAGCCCGCAAGAATGACGGCCATGTGTGGGAGGATCTCGTCTATCAGGAATTGTTCGGGCAGCCGCCGCGAGCCGGCAACGGTGTGCGCGAACCAATTGACGCGGGCACGCGGACCCTGCCGTGGCTTTTGAAGAAGCGCGGGCTTCTGGAAAGGGCACCGGACGTGCGCGGCTTCAAGGTCAGCGAAATTTCCTAGTCACCGGTTCGATCGTACTCAGCGGTTTGCACTTCAGGCTCCCTGCAGAACGTTGTCTCCAAAACGTAGGATGTGATCGTCTCCGGATCTGCCAAGATCCTTCCAGGCATGATGGTGCGGGCAGGTGAAAGGCATTCAGCAGTTCAATACAAGTAAGCCGGGTGTTTCTCGCGGAGTCTGAAACGAAGGCTCAGCTCCTCCGGGAACGGCTGCTGTGTGCTCATGGGGCGGAGGACCACCTGATAATTCACCTTACCGTAGTTCCGATGAAGATCCCGGATAGCGGTCCGCCAATCCTCGTAAAAAAGACGTAGCGTGCCCGTCATTGAGGTGAAAAATTCACCCGCTTATGGCCACAACGATTCCGACTTCATTGGGAGACATCCGCGCCGCCATCACCAAAGGACGCCGAATGTCGTTCAATTACCTGCGAGAAAAAATCGTCGCTGACTTTTACCTGTTGGGGCAGGCCAGGAAGACCGGCGCCTACGTCATCATCGCGTGGTGCATCGAGCCCGGCGAGTGGCGGCTGCTACGATATGCTCTGATCAAGGAATTGGAGACAGTGGGGGCTATCGATATCTTTCGCCCCGATTTCAATCCGAGGCATCCACAGATCGCCACGGTCGATACGCTCGCTTTCATGCCGGCCCGCAAGCAGAACAACTAAGCGAAGCATGCCATGCGCACCCGAGAGCTAGCGCAGCAGCATCTCCGGCAAAACTGCCCTGTCGGTGACTTCGTTCTCGCCTCGAGCGTGCCTGAGTGGACGACGGACCGCGTGAAGCAGACCTTCACCCCGCCAAGTCCGGTCAACGCCTCGATCTTCTCGTCGTCCGCTGCCCGAGTGCCTGAGAAGTGGACTTTCATGGGAAGCTACTTCTTGGACCCCGCTGGCGAACCTGTAGCGATCTGGAGGCGAGAGACGTAATGGACGTTCCACCAGCGGAACGGATCGCCGATGTGCGCCCATAGCATGACCCTGCAAAATTCGCAGGTTTGCGCAGACACTCCCGGCTTGTCT
Proteins encoded in this window:
- a CDS encoding WYL domain-containing protein; protein product: MATTIPTSLGDIRAAITKGRRMSFNYLREKIVADFYLLGQARKTGAYVIIAWCIEPGEWRLLRYALIKELETVGAIDIFRPDFNPRHPQIATVDTLAFMPARKQNN